Proteins from one Listeria innocua genomic window:
- a CDS encoding metal ABC transporter substrate-binding protein translates to MKKSYLLALTALLSVFLILTGCSDSSNTKATKSGKLNVYTTVYPLQYLTEQIGGKYVDVKSIYPPGSDAHSFEPTQKDMMKIADSDLFFYIGLGMEGFVDKAEKTLTNEHVTFVPTAEKLDLPKDPDAAEEHDHESEEEHDHGDINPHVWLNPVYMEQMATIVKDKLIKEMPDQKETFEQNYQAVEEKLKKLDADFRSVTSEAKQEDFVTAHAAYSYWEIEYHLHQIPIAGVSTSDEPSQKKLKAIVEKIEAAKIPYIMLEQNTNSKIADVIKQETNTKTLTLHNLETLTQKDIDQGRDYLSIMNDNLKALKQGLDY, encoded by the coding sequence TTGAAAAAAAGTTATCTTCTTGCTTTAACAGCATTATTATCCGTTTTTTTAATACTTACGGGCTGTTCGGACAGTAGTAATACAAAAGCAACAAAAAGCGGTAAATTGAACGTTTATACTACCGTTTATCCTTTGCAGTATTTAACAGAACAAATTGGTGGCAAATATGTAGACGTTAAAAGCATTTACCCGCCTGGTTCTGATGCCCACAGTTTTGAACCGACACAGAAAGATATGATGAAAATTGCCGATAGCGATTTATTTTTCTATATCGGGCTTGGTATGGAAGGTTTTGTCGACAAGGCCGAAAAAACATTAACGAATGAACATGTTACTTTTGTCCCTACCGCAGAAAAACTCGACTTGCCAAAAGATCCTGATGCGGCCGAAGAACATGACCACGAAAGCGAAGAGGAACACGATCACGGCGATATAAATCCGCACGTTTGGTTAAACCCTGTGTATATGGAACAAATGGCTACTATCGTAAAAGATAAGTTAATTAAAGAAATGCCCGATCAAAAAGAAACATTCGAGCAAAATTATCAAGCTGTAGAAGAAAAATTAAAAAAACTAGACGCAGATTTCCGCTCCGTTACAAGTGAAGCAAAACAAGAAGATTTTGTTACAGCGCATGCCGCTTACAGTTACTGGGAAATAGAATATCACTTACACCAAATCCCTATAGCCGGCGTATCCACTAGCGACGAACCTTCTCAGAAGAAATTAAAAGCTATCGTGGAAAAAATCGAAGCAGCAAAAATCCCTTACATTATGCTTGAACAAAACACTAATTCGAAAATAGCAGATGTCATCAAACAAGAAACAAATACAAAAACGCTGACACTTCATAATCTCGAAACACTGACACAAAAAGATATAGACCAAGGTCGCGATTATCTTTCCATCATGAACGATAATTTAAAAGCTTTAAAACAAGGACTTGATTATTAA
- a CDS encoding o-succinylbenzoate--CoA ligase yields MDMTNWLQKRVRLSPGETALVFEGKQETFEEIYEAVEKLAGKLFARGIRKDEMVALLGKNDRMTFLLIHALQQLGAITLFLNNRLTKKEITFQLANAEVKQVIVADAFVDKVTSGISYEELQQTTYVEPDLCKTWDLSRTASVMYTSGTTGKPKGVMQTYENHWWSAVSSVLNLGLTEKDSWLCAVPIFHISGLSIMMRSVIYGIPVYLEEHFDEEKITQLLESGKISTISVVTSMLERLLKIQGGSYHPNVRTVLLGGGPANKAVLEICKQRDIPLVQSFGMTETASQIVTLPPKDALNKIGSSGKALFPAEVKIADDGEILLKGPSITPGYLHNEKATAKAFIDGWFKTGDIGYLDEEGFLFVLERRSDLIISGGENIYPTEIEHVIGAYEAVEEVAVVGKSDAKWGSVPVAFIVVNEGFDEGVLKDICQTNLASFKIPKQITIVEHLPKTASGKIQRNKLKERHSN; encoded by the coding sequence ATGGACATGACAAACTGGCTTCAAAAACGAGTGCGGCTTTCTCCTGGAGAAACCGCGCTTGTTTTTGAAGGAAAACAAGAAACGTTTGAAGAAATATATGAAGCCGTAGAGAAACTTGCGGGTAAATTATTCGCGCGCGGTATTAGAAAAGACGAGATGGTTGCTTTACTTGGAAAAAACGACCGAATGACTTTTTTACTTATTCATGCTTTGCAACAACTTGGAGCTATCACTTTATTCCTTAACAATCGTTTAACGAAAAAAGAGATTACTTTTCAATTGGCAAATGCTGAGGTAAAACAAGTGATTGTAGCAGATGCGTTTGTGGATAAAGTGACTTCTGGAATTAGCTACGAAGAGTTACAGCAAACGACATACGTGGAACCCGATTTATGCAAAACATGGGATTTATCACGCACAGCTTCGGTTATGTATACTTCAGGAACAACTGGAAAACCAAAAGGTGTAATGCAAACATATGAAAATCATTGGTGGAGCGCTGTTTCTTCAGTTTTAAATTTAGGTTTAACGGAGAAAGATAGTTGGCTTTGCGCTGTACCTATTTTTCATATCAGCGGTTTATCAATTATGATGCGTTCCGTTATTTATGGAATTCCCGTGTATTTAGAAGAGCATTTCGATGAAGAAAAAATTACGCAATTGCTTGAAAGTGGTAAAATTTCTACCATCTCTGTAGTGACTTCGATGTTAGAACGATTGTTAAAAATTCAAGGCGGAAGCTACCATCCGAATGTGCGAACTGTTTTGTTAGGTGGGGGACCAGCTAATAAAGCTGTTTTGGAAATTTGTAAACAACGCGATATTCCATTAGTACAGTCGTTTGGAATGACTGAAACGGCTTCACAAATTGTGACATTGCCACCAAAAGATGCCTTAAACAAAATTGGCTCCTCAGGTAAAGCATTATTTCCTGCAGAAGTAAAAATTGCTGACGATGGCGAAATTTTACTAAAAGGACCTTCAATTACACCTGGATATTTACACAATGAAAAAGCAACGGCAAAAGCTTTTATAGATGGCTGGTTTAAAACGGGTGATATTGGTTATTTGGATGAAGAAGGCTTTTTATTTGTTTTAGAGCGGCGTTCTGATTTAATTATTTCTGGTGGCGAAAATATTTATCCGACTGAAATAGAACATGTGATTGGCGCTTATGAGGCTGTGGAAGAAGTTGCGGTTGTAGGTAAGTCAGATGCTAAATGGGGCAGTGTTCCTGTTGCCTTTATCGTTGTAAATGAAGGATTTGATGAAGGGGTATTAAAAGATATTTGTCAAACGAACTTGGCTAGTTTTAAAATTCCTAAGCAAATAACGATTGTGGAACATCTACCGAAAACAGCTTCAGGCAAAATTCAGCGAAATAAATTAAAAGAAAGACACTCTAATTAA
- the menB gene encoding 1,4-dihydroxy-2-naphthoyl-CoA synthase yields the protein MSFNWQTEKVYEEIKYESYEGIAKITINRPEVHNAFTPKTVTEMIDAFNLARDNSDLGVIILTGEGEKAFCSGGDQKVRGHGGYVGDDQIPRLNVLDLQRLIRVIPKPVIAMVAGWSIGGGNVLQLVCDLTIAADNAKFGQTGPNVGSFDAGYGSGYLARVIGHKKAKEVWFMCRQYTADEALEMGWINTVVPVADLEKETVAWAKEMLQKSPTALRFIKAAFNADTDGLAGIQQLAGDATLLYYTTDEAKEGRDAFKEKRDPDFDQFPKFP from the coding sequence ATGAGTTTTAATTGGCAAACAGAAAAAGTATACGAGGAAATCAAATATGAAAGTTATGAAGGAATCGCAAAAATTACGATTAATCGTCCAGAAGTACATAATGCATTTACACCAAAAACGGTAACAGAAATGATTGATGCATTTAACTTGGCACGCGATAATTCGGATCTTGGCGTTATTATTTTAACTGGGGAAGGCGAAAAAGCATTCTGTTCTGGCGGAGACCAAAAAGTGCGCGGTCACGGCGGTTATGTTGGCGATGACCAAATTCCACGCTTAAACGTACTTGATTTACAACGTTTAATTCGCGTTATTCCTAAACCAGTTATCGCGATGGTTGCAGGCTGGTCCATTGGTGGGGGAAATGTTCTTCAATTAGTATGTGACTTAACAATTGCAGCAGACAATGCGAAATTCGGACAAACTGGGCCGAATGTTGGTAGCTTCGATGCTGGATATGGTTCTGGCTATTTAGCACGTGTTATCGGCCATAAGAAAGCGAAAGAAGTTTGGTTCATGTGCCGTCAATATACAGCGGACGAAGCACTTGAAATGGGCTGGATTAACACAGTCGTTCCAGTAGCAGATTTAGAAAAAGAAACGGTAGCTTGGGCGAAAGAAATGCTACAAAAAAGTCCAACTGCCTTGCGTTTCATCAAAGCAGCTTTCAATGCAGATACTGACGGTTTAGCAGGTATTCAGCAATTAGCTGGTGACGCAACACTTCTATACTATACAACAGATGAAGCCAAAGAAGGTCGCGATGCCTTTAAAGAAAAACGCGATCCTGACTTTGACCAATTTCCAAAATTCCCTTGA
- the menH gene encoding 2-succinyl-6-hydroxy-2,4-cyclohexadiene-1-carboxylate synthase, translating into MLVNGQHYHLINDISGEKPVLLMLHGFTGSSETFQDSISLLKEHFSIIAPDLLGHGKTSCPKEVARYSIENICDDLASILHQLKIDSCFVLGYSMGGRVATAFAAKYKELVRGLVLVSSSPGLRDEKARASRISADNRLADTLDADGIEPFVAYWENLALFASQKNLPFALKKRIRLERLAQNPHGLAKSLRGMGTGKQPSYWENLADFTFPVLLITGNLDEKFEKIAREMKQLLPNSTHVTVQEAGHAVYLEQPNIFSSQLIYWLEGILKEEEK; encoded by the coding sequence ATGCTAGTAAACGGTCAACATTATCATTTAATAAATGATATAAGCGGGGAAAAACCAGTTTTATTAATGTTACATGGTTTTACTGGTTCCAGCGAGACTTTTCAAGATAGCATATCGCTTTTAAAAGAGCATTTTAGTATCATCGCGCCTGATTTACTTGGGCATGGAAAAACTTCTTGTCCCAAGGAAGTTGCGCGTTATTCGATTGAAAATATTTGCGATGATTTGGCCAGTATTTTACATCAATTAAAAATCGATAGCTGTTTTGTTTTAGGGTACTCAATGGGCGGGAGAGTAGCGACTGCTTTTGCTGCAAAATATAAGGAGCTTGTGCGCGGGCTTGTTCTAGTTAGTAGTTCACCAGGACTGCGAGATGAAAAAGCACGCGCAAGTCGAATTAGTGCAGATAATCGGTTAGCAGACACGCTTGATGCGGATGGTATTGAACCTTTTGTAGCTTACTGGGAAAATTTAGCCCTTTTTGCATCACAGAAGAATTTACCGTTTGCGTTAAAAAAGCGAATAAGATTAGAGCGATTAGCTCAAAATCCACATGGTTTAGCAAAGAGTTTACGCGGAATGGGCACCGGGAAGCAACCTTCTTATTGGGAAAATTTAGCGGACTTTACTTTTCCTGTGCTACTGATTACGGGCAATTTAGATGAGAAATTCGAAAAAATCGCCCGAGAAATGAAGCAACTTTTACCAAATAGCACTCATGTCACGGTACAAGAAGCGGGGCATGCTGTTTATTTAGAACAACCAAACATTTTTTCAAGTCAGCTCATATACTGGCTGGAAGGTATTTTAAAGGAGGAAGAAAAATGA
- the menD gene encoding 2-succinyl-5-enolpyruvyl-6-hydroxy-3-cyclohexene-1-carboxylic-acid synthase has protein sequence MTNHEQVLTDYLAAFIEELVQAGVKEAIISPGSRSTPLALMMAEHPTLKIYVDVDERSAGFFALGLAKASKRPVVLLCTSGTAAANYFPAVVEANLSQIPLIVLTADRPHELRNVGAPQAMDQLHLYGSHVKDFTDMALPENSDEMLRYAKWHSSRAVDIAMKTPRGPVHLNFPLREPLVPILEPSPFTATGKKHHHVHIYYTHEVLDDSSIQKMVTECTGKKGVFVVGPIDKKELEQPMVDLAKKLGWPILADPLSGLRSYGAMDEVVIDQYDAFLKEADILDKLTPEVVIRFGSMPVSKPLKNWLEHLFGIRFYVVDPGAAWKDPIKAVTDMIHCDERFLLDIMQQNMPDDTKDASWLNRWTSYNQKAREIVLEEMANTTTLEEGKIVSELRRLLPDKAGLFIGNSMPIRDVDTYFSQIDKKIKMLANRGANGIDGVVSSALGASVVFQPMFLLIGDLSFYHDMNGLLMAKKYKMNLTIIIVNNDGGGIFSFLPQANEPKYFESLFGTSTELDFRFAAAFYDADYHEAKSVDSLEEAIDKASYHKGLDIIEVKTNRHENKANHQALWEKIATALKALD, from the coding sequence ATGACAAACCACGAACAAGTGCTGACAGATTATTTAGCTGCATTTATTGAGGAGCTTGTGCAAGCCGGTGTAAAAGAAGCAATTATTAGCCCGGGTTCTCGTTCAACTCCGCTGGCACTGATGATGGCAGAACATCCAACATTGAAGATTTATGTAGATGTTGATGAACGATCAGCTGGTTTTTTTGCGCTTGGGCTAGCGAAAGCATCCAAACGTCCAGTTGTTCTGCTCTGTACTTCCGGAACTGCAGCGGCAAACTATTTTCCTGCTGTGGTGGAAGCAAATTTATCACAAATTCCATTAATTGTCCTAACTGCTGACCGTCCGCATGAACTTAGAAATGTTGGAGCACCACAAGCAATGGATCAACTGCATTTATACGGTTCGCACGTAAAAGATTTCACTGATATGGCGCTTCCTGAAAACAGTGATGAAATGCTTCGCTATGCTAAATGGCATAGTAGTCGCGCGGTGGATATTGCTATGAAAACACCTAGGGGACCAGTGCATCTTAATTTTCCGCTTCGTGAACCACTTGTGCCTATTTTAGAACCTTCTCCATTTACTGCTACTGGGAAAAAACATCATCATGTACATATTTACTATACGCATGAAGTTTTAGACGATAGTTCCATTCAAAAAATGGTCACCGAATGCACGGGCAAAAAAGGCGTATTCGTTGTTGGACCGATTGATAAAAAAGAATTGGAACAGCCCATGGTAGATTTGGCGAAAAAACTAGGGTGGCCAATTTTAGCGGATCCTCTTTCTGGCTTACGTTCTTACGGGGCAATGGATGAAGTGGTAATTGACCAATATGATGCATTTTTAAAAGAAGCGGATATTTTGGATAAATTAACACCAGAAGTAGTGATTCGCTTTGGAAGTATGCCAGTTTCTAAACCACTAAAAAACTGGTTGGAACATCTTTTTGGCATCAGATTTTACGTAGTAGATCCTGGTGCTGCTTGGAAGGATCCAATTAAAGCTGTAACGGATATGATTCACTGCGACGAGCGATTTTTACTTGATATTATGCAACAAAATATGCCGGACGATACGAAAGACGCTTCATGGTTAAATAGATGGACTTCTTACAATCAAAAAGCGCGCGAAATCGTTCTGGAAGAAATGGCGAATACAACTACTTTAGAAGAGGGCAAAATTGTTTCGGAATTGCGCCGTTTGTTACCAGATAAAGCTGGTTTATTTATTGGTAATAGTATGCCAATTCGCGATGTAGATACCTATTTTTCGCAAATTGATAAGAAAATAAAAATGCTCGCAAACCGTGGCGCTAATGGTATTGATGGGGTTGTTTCCTCGGCGCTAGGTGCTAGTGTTGTATTCCAACCAATGTTTTTACTGATTGGTGATTTATCGTTTTATCATGATATGAATGGCTTGCTTATGGCGAAAAAATATAAGATGAACCTTACTATTATTATCGTCAACAATGACGGCGGTGGGATCTTCTCATTTTTACCTCAAGCAAATGAACCGAAGTATTTTGAGTCACTGTTTGGTACTTCAACTGAACTTGATTTCCGCTTTGCTGCGGCATTTTATGATGCTGATTATCATGAAGCAAAATCTGTGGACTCACTTGAAGAAGCTATTGATAAAGCAAGCTACCATAAAGGTTTAGATATTATTGAAGTAAAAACCAATCGTCATGAAAATAAAGCAAACCACCAAGCGCTTTGGGAAAAAATTGCGACTGCTTTAAAGGCGTTAGATTAA